Within the Deltaproteobacteria bacterium genome, the region CTGCTATGACCCCGAGATCATGGGTGATGAAAAGGACCGCCATTTCCGTCTTCTCCTGGAGAGACTTGATGAGTTCCAGGATCTGGGCCTGGATCGTGACGTCCAGGGCCGTGGTCGGTTCATCCGCGATCAGGACTTCGGGCTTGCAGGCCAGGGCCATGGCGATCATGACCCGCTGCCGCATTCCCCCTGAGATCTGATGGGGATACTCCCTCATGCGCCGCTCGGGCTCCGGGATACCTACCTTCCTGAGCATCGCTGCGGATTGATCCCGGATCTCCCCGTTTCCCATGTCTTGGTAATGGAGGCGGTAAACCTCCGCGAGCTGATCCCCGATCCTGTGAACCGGGTTCAGGGCCGTCATGGGCTCCTGGAAGATCATGGAGATGCGGTTGCCCCTGATCTCCTGCATCTTTTCGGCGGGGAGCCGGAGCAGGTCCATTCCGTCAAAAAGTATCTCCCCTGCCTCGATGCGGCCGGCAGGCTTGGGCAGAAGCCGCATGATGGAAAGGGCCGTGACGCTCTTCCCGCAGCCGGACTCTCCCACGAGTCCAAGGGTCACACCCTTATCGAGCCTGAAACCCACGTCTTCGACGGCCCTGATCCTCCCTTCCTCCGTCTGGAATGAGGTCACGAGATGCCGGACCTCCAGGGTCACCTGGGATTCCCGGGGCTCGGATTTCTTCTTGTTTTCGCTCCCGATCCGCTCCATGTCTTTTCCGAAGGTCTTCCTGCCTCCTCCCGGTTGATCTCCCGGGCGCCGGGGCTCAAGTCCCTTAGGGTGATTCGATACCCTTCATCTTGTAAGTCTCGTCAATGATGGTCACAGGGGGAAAGCTCCTTCCGGCCTTCATGGCCTTCGTCGTTTCCTCGTACAGCCTTTCGTCGTACCAGAAAAGCCCTCCCGTAGCGCTTGAGAAGGGTTCGAAAAGGTCATCCGTGTGCCGGGTGCCCGGCACCGCCGGAAGGCGCCACCACCGCCAGTATCCCTGCCGCACGTAAGGCACCATGAAGGTCGGCACATAGCAGCCGATCTCATGGATTTTCTCCTGTATCTTCCAGGACAACCGTATCCGGGTCTCCTCGTCGAGGGCATTACGGTAGGCCTCAATCAGCCGGTCCATCTCGGGGTCATCCGTGTTGGTGATGTTGTTGGTCTGGGGCTTGTGGGCGTTTATGGAGTGAAAATGCTCCCAGTATTGGGGCCTCAGGGAGGTGCTCCAGGCCATCCAGGCCACGTCATGCTTCTTCTCGAGGATCTTCTTGTAGGCCGCCGAGGGATCCAGCCTTTGAAGACGCAATTCAACCCCCGCCTTCTTGGCCTCCTCCTTCAGGACCACGAGCCGCGGAGTGTGGGCCTCCCGGCTATAGGTCACCTCCACGGAGAAACGCAGGCCGTTCTTCTCCCAGATCCCGTCACCCCCCCGGTGCCAACCCGCCTCCTTCATGTAATGCTCCACCTTGCCGAGGTCGAACCTCCTCGCCCGGATGTTGGGATTCGTGTACCGGCCGTACCCCACGAACATCTGCTCCAGGCGGTAGTAATCGCCCCTCAGGACCTGTTGGATCACCTTTCGGATGTTCATAGCATGGGCGAAGGCGTAACGAACCCGCCTGTCCTTGAAGGTCTCCCGGTCCATGTTGAGGTACATGCCGTAAGAGGGCTGCTGGGTATGGTTGAAGAACCAGATCCTGTGAGCATAGCCTTTCTCAAAAATGGGGATCCGGGACTTGTTGTGCCAGAATTCGGGAAGGGTCAGGCCGAAGGTATCGATCTTTCCCTTCTTGAAGTACTCCCATTGCATATTGAAATCCCGCACTACGGTGAAGATCACCGTGTTCACGTTGAACCGGTTCTTGAAATACTTAAGGTCCTTCGCCCACCAATCCCGCTTCCGCTTGAACTTGATGTACTTTCCTTTCTGGAAATCGGAGATCTGGTAGGGTCCGGTGTTCGGTGCGATCTTCCAGTTATATCGGCGGACGAAATCCCCGGACAGTTTTCCGTAAAAATGGCGGGGGGTGGGGGAAATCCCGAGTCTCAGGTGAAGGTCGGGCTGGGCCTTGGTGCCGACCACGGCCAGGGTGTAATCGTCGTACACGATCACCCTGTCGATCTCCTGGGTGTAGTAGTCGTTGTACCAGGGGGCCACGATGTGTTTGGAGCGCATGAATTCCAAGGTATAGGCGAAGTCATGGGCCGTGACCGGCACGCCGTCCGACCACCGGGCCTTGGGGTTGAGCTTGAAGTACATGGTCTTCCCGTCTTTTCCATAGGCCCAGTGGGTTGCGATTTCCGGGATGATATTTTCCGTATTTGGATGGATACCAATGAGTGACAACTGGTTTCCCAGGATGGCACTCCTGAAACTGCTGTTCGAATCCGGCCCCACCACCCGGAAGGTCAGGGGGAAACTCGCGATAGCCAGGTGGAGGGTTCCCCCCTTGCGGGCCTCAGGAGAGGAAAACACCGGGTCCGTGTCGTTGGTGAGCCATTTAAGGTCCGGGGGCGGTGGAGTCGGGGAAATCGGGGCTTTGAAGATGGAACTGTCCCCGGCGCCGGGGGATTCCTTCACTGCTTCCGAGTCTTTGCCGCTCTCTTTTCCGCACCCGGACACAATAAACACGGCGCAGATGATAATAACAGCGGCGATTGCAGATACCAGAGTATGTCTCCTATTCATTCCTTTTGCTCCTTTTACGTGCCTGGGGGCTCGGGCGTTCCTCCATCCCCGACCCCATGAAATGACGAAGCCCTACTCGTAGGTCGTATGCAGCCTTGGATCAAAGGCTTCCCGCACGGCCTCTCCCACGAAGGTGACCGCAATCAGGGTGATCATCATTGCCACCACTACTGAGCCCACGATCCACCAGGCCTCCAGATTGCTCCAACCCTGCTGGAGCAATTCCCCCCAACTCGGGGTGGGCGGGGGCAGCCCGAACCCCAGGTAATCCAGGGAGGTAAGGGCCACGATACCGTTTGAGACCGCGAAGGGGGCGTAAGTGACGATCACGGCCACGGTGTTGGGGACGATGTGTTTGAACACGATCCGGAGATTGGAGGCCCCCAGGGCCCGGGCCGCGAGGACGTAGTCCCTGGCCCTCTCCTTGTAAGTCACGGTCCGCATGGTCCAGGTGATGGAAATCCAGCCGAAAAAGGCCATAATCATGACCAGCATGAAAAAACTGGGAACAAGGATGGAGGAGATGATGATGACCACATAGAGGAAGGGGATGTTCGACCAGACTTCGATGACCCGCTGAAAGAAGAGGTCAAACCTGCCGCCCCAGTATCCCATGGCGCTTCCGATGCCGATTCCGATCGTGAAGTTGAAAATAAGCAGAAGAAGTGAAAAGGCGATAGCGATCCGGAACCCGTAGACCAGCCGGGCCAAGACGTCACGGCCCGCGTTGTCGGTTCCCAGGTAATGTTTATCCTTTAAAGAAGGGGGAAAGGGCGGATATGCGCCTTCCTTGAGATCCGTCTCATAGGCGTTATAAGGCACCAGGGGCATCAGGACCCAATTGCCCTTGCCTTCGGCCTGGAAGCGTTTTTTCAATAAACGATAGTTAGTCTCGTAGTCGTAATCCAACCCGAAGGTCGTGCCCGGGATCATCCGGCCATAGATGGGAAAATAGAGCCTGCCTTCGTAGTAGACCAGCAGGGCCCGGTTGTTCACGAAAAGCTCCGCAACCAGGGAAAAGAGGATCATCAAGAGGAAGAGTATAAAGGAATAGTAGCCCCGTTTGATGGACTTGAACCGTTTGAGTTTTTTTATTGTCAAGGGATTCAGGGGCATATCCACTACTCGAAGAAGCCGGAAACTTCAAAGGTTCACTCGAACTTCACCCTCGGGTCCACGACAGCCACACAGATATCGGACAGGATGTTCCCTATCAGGAACAGGAGAGACGAAATCACGAGAATGCCCATGACCACCGGGTAGTCCCTCTCCACCACAGACTCGTATCCCAGAAGACCCATGCCGTTGATGTTGAAGACCTTCTCGATCAGAAAGGATCCCGAGAGGATGATGGAGACATTGTTCCCGAAACTCGTGGCGATGGGGATCAGGCTGTTCCGGAGGGCATGCCGGAACACGGCCTTTCGAAAGGAGAGGCCCTTTGCGATGGCCGTCCGTATATAGTCGCTCGAGAGGTGATCCATGAGCGTGTTTTTCATGAGAAAGGTCATGACCGTAAAGGATCCCAGGACGTAGGCCAGCAGGGGCAGGGCCGTGTGCCAGGCAAGGTCCGCCATCTTTCCCGCCAGGGTGAAGTCCTCGAAATCGTCGCTCACCAGCCCCCCAAGGGGAAAGATCTCCCAGTGGGAGGCGAAGATCACGAGCAAGAGCACCCCCACAACCCACCCCGGGATCGCGTAACCCGCAAAGACGACCACCGAGGTGACGTTATCGAAACCACTCTTGTGCCGAATCGCCTTGGCGATCCCCAGGGGTATGCAGACCCCGTAAGTGAGCAGGAGGGTGAGGATCCCGAAGTAGAGGGAAATGGGGATCCTTTCCTTGATCATGCTCCAGACGGGATCGTAGTAACGGGTGGAAGTGCCTAAGTCGCCGGTGAGGACCTTGCCCAGCCACAGGACGTAGCTTACCAGGACGGGTTTGTCGAACCCGTAATAACGTTTCAGTTCCTCGATCTGCTCTTCTGAGAGGGGCTGGGTCTGCTCCCGGGATAGGGCCCCCGCCGCCATCCTGCCCCCCTCGGCCGTTTTCATCTGTCTGGCCTCGGCGATCATGCGCTCGATGGGGCCTCCCGGGACGAACCGGGTGATCACGAAGACCATGATGGTGATGCCGAGAAACGTCGGGACGATCAGCAGAAAACGTCTGATGAAATAGGCCGTCATGTCGCTCCAGGTTGAATCCTTGTTGAAGAATCCATACCTTTCTAACCGAAAACGCGCCCGGGCTCAAGGAGTTCCTGGGAGGGCCTGAAGGACCTCCCAATCTTCTAAACTATTCCCTTGTTTTTGCCGATTATCCAGAGTAGCCTTTCTGTGGGGATAATCATTTTATGGTGCACCCGGGATCCGAAATCCAGGATACCTATCTTAACCATGCTCTTCTTCGATTCAACAGAGATGAACCTAACGGAAAAACAATTCAGGAAACTCAGTGAACTGGTCTATCACGAGTGCGGCATCAACCTGCACGAAGGCAAACGACAACTGCTCCAGGCCCGGCTCTCAAAGCGGCTCCGCAAGACGGGCATCAAGACCGTCAAGGAATATCTCAAGGTGCTGGAAACTGACCAAAAGGAATTGATCCATTTCCTTGACGCCGTTTCCACCAACCACACCTTTTTCTTCAGGGAAAGCCAGCACTTTGAGATCCTCGAACCCTCCCACCTGAACATCTGGTGCGCGGCTTGCTCCAGCGGCGAAGAGCCCTATTCCGTGGCGATCTACTGCCTGGAGAAGGGATTCAGGCCCTCCATCCTCGCTACGGATATCTCCACCAACGTTCTGGGGATCGCCAAGCGGGCGGTCTACCCCATGGAAAGGGCCCGGATGGTGCCCCAACATGTCCTCCGTAAATATTTTCAAAAAGGGCAGGGAAAATGGGAAGACTACATTCGGGTGAAAGAAGAGGTGCGCCGGATGGTCACCTTTGGGCGGTTCAACCTGGTGTTGGATCCCCTCCCGGCCCGGGAATTCGACGTCATCTTTTGCAGGAACGTGTTGATTTATTTCGACAACCTGGTGAAGGAGAAGGTGATCAACAGGCTTTACCGTCTCCTGAAATGGAACGGTTATTTCATTATAGGGGGAGCCGAGAGCCTGAACAGCATCCGGCACATGTACAAGTACGTGAAGCCCAGCATCTACCGGAAGGTAGGAGGGGTCAAGGCAAAATAATGAGACCCGCATTTTCTCCCCCGGGCTTTGATCATGCCGCCCGGGGCATCCGGTAACGCGGGAGTTAAGAGATGAAAGAGGAAAAACGACGTTTCACCCGTATTCCTTTCAGGGTCAAGGCCGAGCTTGCAGCCGACGGAAAGGTGTACGGCACGGACACCATCAAGAATCTCAGTGTGGGGGGATGCCTCCTCCCCCTCAAAGAAAAACTCGAACCAGGCACCCGTTGCCGGGTCAAGATCTTTTTGACCGGGACGAACCAGGAGACTGCCGTGAGGGTGGAGGGCCGAATCCTTCGATCCGATTCCACCGGCACGGCCGTAAGATTCACCCACATCGACCCGGACAGCCTGTTCCATCTGAAAGGCATCGTCCGCTTCAACGCCCCGGACCCCGAAGCCGTGGAAGAGGAAATCAACCGGCACCCCGTCCCCCTGTAATCCCCGGGACCCTTGTCCCGCTTCAATATCGCTCCGGAGAAAAAAGGCAAGCCGCCGACACCATGATAAAAGCTTACACCAATACCGGTTCCGCCCAGGCCGTCACCCTTGCAGGGGCCGTGGTGAATCTTCTCCTCATCGCGATGAAATTCCTGACAGGCATCCTGGGTCACAGCCAGGCCTTACTTGCCGACGCCGTCCACTCCCTCTCCGATCTCTTCACCGACGCCGTAGTCCTGTTCGGTGTCAGGGCAGGTCAGAAGGGTCCGGATGAGACCCATCACTTCGGTCACGGCCGTTTGGAGACCCTGGCCTCAGCCATCGTGGGCCTCGCCCTGGCGGCAACGGGCTGCTATATCGGGATCAGGGCAGGCCTGAACATCTACCGCCACGAGGTATACTATCCCACCGGTCTCGCCCTGGCGGGCGCCGCCCTTTCCATCGCCGCCAAGGAGATCCTCTATCGCGTCACCGCCAGGGTGGGCAAGGAGACCCGAAGCCGTGCCGTCGCGGCCAATGCCTGGCACCACCGTTCCGATGCCATGTCATCCGTGGCCGTCCTTTTCGGTGTTGCCGGGGCCTGGATCCACCCTTCCTGGCATATACTGGATGCTTACGCCACCCTCGTCGTATCCCTCTTCATCCTCAAGGTGGCCCTGGATGTCCTTCGGGGTGCTCTATGGGAAATGCTGGACAGCGCGCCCCGTCCGGAGGTCCTCGACCTCATCCGCTCCTGCGCCCTTGGTGTGGAGGGCGTCAGGGACATTCACGATCTGCGGGTCCGGACGGCCGGCGGTCACTACCTCATGGAACTGCACATCGAGGTGGACGGCGACCTATCCGTGAAGGAAGGGCACCGGGTCGCCAAGGCCGTGGAACGTTGTCTCATCGAGGACGTGGAAGGGGTCGGGCAGGTCATCGTGCACGTGGACCCGGCCGAACCGGACCGGTCCCCTCAAGTTGCCGGACGAAAACAAAAATAAACCACTTTCGGCTGAAGCCGATAGCTTTAGGGGCCAAGGGGTCAAGTGAAAATCATTTTTTCATTAAATCCCGACTTCTCACTCGAACCCTGGACCCCTTGAATCCTTGAACCCTACTCAAAAAACGATCGAACTGAAGTCTTCGTCTAAAGGCGCAGGTTCCTTTCTTTCCCCGAATGGGACAATAACAGGCAATCCATTGCGTCCATCCCCCGTGACGGGTGCCTCCGGGCCTTCAAGTCC harbors:
- a CDS encoding ABC transporter ATP-binding protein, with amino-acid sequence MERIGSENKKKSEPRESQVTLEVRHLVTSFQTEEGRIRAVEDVGFRLDKGVTLGLVGESGCGKSVTALSIMRLLPKPAGRIEAGEILFDGMDLLRLPAEKMQEIRGNRISMIFQEPMTALNPVHRIGDQLAEVYRLHYQDMGNGEIRDQSAAMLRKVGIPEPERRMREYPHQISGGMRQRVMIAMALACKPEVLIADEPTTALDVTIQAQILELIKSLQEKTEMAVLFITHDLGVIAEVCEEVAVMYAGKLVETAGVKELFLDPKHPYTRGLLTSIPRLESPRKEPLPVIKGMVPGLKELPEGCRFQNRCPEVMEVCRHVSPPLLEVGEGHLVGCHLYSSRETLAL
- a CDS encoding ABC transporter substrate-binding protein produces the protein MNRRHTLVSAIAAVIIICAVFIVSGCGKESGKDSEAVKESPGAGDSSIFKAPISPTPPPPDLKWLTNDTDPVFSSPEARKGGTLHLAIASFPLTFRVVGPDSNSSFRSAILGNQLSLIGIHPNTENIIPEIATHWAYGKDGKTMYFKLNPKARWSDGVPVTAHDFAYTLEFMRSKHIVAPWYNDYYTQEIDRVIVYDDYTLAVVGTKAQPDLHLRLGISPTPRHFYGKLSGDFVRRYNWKIAPNTGPYQISDFQKGKYIKFKRKRDWWAKDLKYFKNRFNVNTVIFTVVRDFNMQWEYFKKGKIDTFGLTLPEFWHNKSRIPIFEKGYAHRIWFFNHTQQPSYGMYLNMDRETFKDRRVRYAFAHAMNIRKVIQQVLRGDYYRLEQMFVGYGRYTNPNIRARRFDLGKVEHYMKEAGWHRGGDGIWEKNGLRFSVEVTYSREAHTPRLVVLKEEAKKAGVELRLQRLDPSAAYKKILEKKHDVAWMAWSTSLRPQYWEHFHSINAHKPQTNNITNTDDPEMDRLIEAYRNALDEETRIRLSWKIQEKIHEIGCYVPTFMVPYVRQGYWRWWRLPAVPGTRHTDDLFEPFSSATGGLFWYDERLYEETTKAMKAGRSFPPVTIIDETYKMKGIESP
- a CDS encoding ABC transporter permease subunit, with the translated sequence MPLNPLTIKKLKRFKSIKRGYYSFILFLLMILFSLVAELFVNNRALLVYYEGRLYFPIYGRMIPGTTFGLDYDYETNYRLLKKRFQAEGKGNWVLMPLVPYNAYETDLKEGAYPPFPPSLKDKHYLGTDNAGRDVLARLVYGFRIAIAFSLLLLIFNFTIGIGIGSAMGYWGGRFDLFFQRVIEVWSNIPFLYVVIIISSILVPSFFMLVMIMAFFGWISITWTMRTVTYKERARDYVLAARALGASNLRIVFKHIVPNTVAVIVTYAPFAVSNGIVALTSLDYLGFGLPPPTPSWGELLQQGWSNLEAWWIVGSVVVAMMITLIAVTFVGEAVREAFDPRLHTTYE
- a CDS encoding ABC transporter permease subunit, with translation MTAYFIRRFLLIVPTFLGITIMVFVITRFVPGGPIERMIAEARQMKTAEGGRMAAGALSREQTQPLSEEQIEELKRYYGFDKPVLVSYVLWLGKVLTGDLGTSTRYYDPVWSMIKERIPISLYFGILTLLLTYGVCIPLGIAKAIRHKSGFDNVTSVVVFAGYAIPGWVVGVLLLVIFASHWEIFPLGGLVSDDFEDFTLAGKMADLAWHTALPLLAYVLGSFTVMTFLMKNTLMDHLSSDYIRTAIAKGLSFRKAVFRHALRNSLIPIATSFGNNVSIILSGSFLIEKVFNINGMGLLGYESVVERDYPVVMGILVISSLLFLIGNILSDICVAVVDPRVKFE
- a CDS encoding protein-glutamate O-methyltransferase CheR, translating into MLFFDSTEMNLTEKQFRKLSELVYHECGINLHEGKRQLLQARLSKRLRKTGIKTVKEYLKVLETDQKELIHFLDAVSTNHTFFFRESQHFEILEPSHLNIWCAACSSGEEPYSVAIYCLEKGFRPSILATDISTNVLGIAKRAVYPMERARMVPQHVLRKYFQKGQGKWEDYIRVKEEVRRMVTFGRFNLVLDPLPAREFDVIFCRNVLIYFDNLVKEKVINRLYRLLKWNGYFIIGGAESLNSIRHMYKYVKPSIYRKVGGVKAK
- a CDS encoding PilZ domain-containing protein, translating into MKEEKRRFTRIPFRVKAELAADGKVYGTDTIKNLSVGGCLLPLKEKLEPGTRCRVKIFLTGTNQETAVRVEGRILRSDSTGTAVRFTHIDPDSLFHLKGIVRFNAPDPEAVEEEINRHPVPL
- a CDS encoding cation transporter gives rise to the protein MIKAYTNTGSAQAVTLAGAVVNLLLIAMKFLTGILGHSQALLADAVHSLSDLFTDAVVLFGVRAGQKGPDETHHFGHGRLETLASAIVGLALAATGCYIGIRAGLNIYRHEVYYPTGLALAGAALSIAAKEILYRVTARVGKETRSRAVAANAWHHRSDAMSSVAVLFGVAGAWIHPSWHILDAYATLVVSLFILKVALDVLRGALWEMLDSAPRPEVLDLIRSCALGVEGVRDIHDLRVRTAGGHYLMELHIEVDGDLSVKEGHRVAKAVERCLIEDVEGVGQVIVHVDPAEPDRSPQVAGRKQK